The Aestuariibius sp. HNIBRBA575 nucleotide sequence CACGCAGCAGACAATCGCAATATTCTTTGACCGAGAACGGCTTATGCGACAGCACCTGTTGATCACAGGCCAGTTCACGGAACTTTTCCACCTCGCGTTTCATCAGCGAAAATGCCGGGTTCCAGAAAAACACAGGGCGCAGCGTTTCAAGGATGATTTCCCACGCCAAATCCCGTTGCCGGACATGTTGCAATTCGTGACTGACGGCCACACGGGCATCGTTTGATTGCGCCAGAATGGTCGTCGGAAGCACCACATAATGGCGCCACAGCCCACGGGTGGAAAATGGCACACCAATTTCATGCGTGACTCGCACATCCACATGACCATGGCGACGCAGAACATAGGCCCGCGAAATCAAGCGGCTAATCTTGCACGCATTAAATAGGGTTTTGGCCATGCAATAACCAAAGCCAAGCACCCCAACGCCCACAATCATCTGAGCAAGCAGGGTAGACATCGTTATGATATCTTGTGTCAGTTCACTGCGCAGCATCAGCAATTTCTGGAACTGCGTTGGCGCAAGGGCGATATTGCCGTTCAGATATTGGGACACAACAAAATCAGAGAGATTGAACGCTGTCGTTGACCCAAGCAGGCCAGATTGACGAAGGGTTTCAAACCCAAACAGGATAACCGGCGTAAGGGCCACCGTTAGAAGCACCGCATAGAGCATTTGAAGTTGCGCCAGAAACGCATGTTTCAATCGCGATTTTGCCAACAGGTGTTTGGTTCCAAACC carries:
- a CDS encoding M56 family metallopeptidase, whose product is MIIESLLSVYLDVNIVLIFAAVIWFGTKHLLAKSRLKHAFLAQLQMLYAVLLTVALTPVILFGFETLRQSGLLGSTTAFNLSDFVVSQYLNGNIALAPTQFQKLLMLRSELTQDIITMSTLLAQMIVGVGVLGFGYCMAKTLFNACKISRLISRAYVLRRHGHVDVRVTHEIGVPFSTRGLWRHYVVLPTTILAQSNDARVAVSHELQHVRQRDLAWEIILETLRPVFFWNPAFSLMKREVEKFRELACDQQVLSHKPFSVKEYCDCLLRVCRASLGHRRNQLMSHSVPFAHLDQSTRGHGSKSFLKRRVLSMLALTRNPGGAVTLVLMLSVMVSVTTMTIIAQPASGWSQDRLMLSTIVNLERLEMRNSSGN